The Montipora capricornis isolate CH-2021 chromosome 3, ASM3666992v2, whole genome shotgun sequence genome window below encodes:
- the LOC138043676 gene encoding alpha-1D adrenergic receptor-like, protein MSEAENVTSSSPTGINATPSSVVAAVFVAILILVTLFGNILVCASFYSFPHLRTICNYFIVSLSVSDILVALVAMPFWFILQLNHTAWPDFLSQELLLFWSCIDIFCGTASIMNLTAVSVDRMLAIVTPFKYPKILTPKKALIFIAFLWIYSAVVAGLRLAKWPGRGYFHFVSAVSFFIPLSLVIVMYTVIFAVVKIQVVRIGSAGGRDHANEMKAAKTIAVVIGAFVICWLPFFVVVLGTANSSSPPTEFFNVIKWMAYLNSCLNPVIYTCMNRTYRRAFHRLFSRVYLEQTVGNTRRTSVSVYLSRRGSAISGYLSNRKPRGSIAQTTVTNMEMIESES, encoded by the coding sequence ATGTCTGAAGCAGAGAATGTAACGAGTTCCTCGCCAACTGGGATAAACGCCACACCAAGCAGTGTTGTTGCCGCAGTATTTGTTGCCATTCTAATCTTGGTGACGTTATTTGGCAATATTCTTGTCTGTGCCAGTTTCTACAGTTTTCCACATCTTCGAACCATTTGCAACTACTTTATCGTCAGCCTCAGCGTGTCAGATATTTTGGTTGCTCTGGTGGCAATGCCATTCTGGTTTATTCTGCAACTTAACCATACAGCGTGGCCGGATTTCTTGTCGCAAGAATTGCTCTTATTTTGGAGTTGTATTGACATTTTTTGCGGTACGGCTTCCATAATGAACCTCACGGCTGTCAGTGTGGATCGAATGCTAGCAATCGTGACTCCTTTCAAGTATCCAAAAATACTGACACCAAAAAAGGCATTGATTTTCATTGCATTTCTCTGGATATACTCAGCTGTAGTCGCTGGCTTAAGACTGGCCAAATGGCCAGGAAGAGGCTATTTCCATTTTGTGTCCGCCGTAAGTTTCTTCATTCCTTTATCGCTTGTTATCGTCATGTATACAGTCATATTTGCAGTTGTGAAAATCCAAGTTGTCAGGATAGGAAGTGCTGGAGGGAGAGACCATGCCAATGAAATGAAAGCCGCAAAAACAATTGCTGTAGTCATCGGTGCTTTCGTCATCTGCTGGCTCCCTTTCTTCGTTGTCGTTTTAGGAACTGCAAACAGTTCCTCTCCTCCTACAGAGTTCTTCAACGTGATCAAGTGGATGGCATATTTGAATTCGTGCCTTAATCCAGTCATATACACTTGCATGAACCGCACTTACAGACGAGCCTTCCATCGACTATTCAGTCGGGTCTACTTAGAGCAGACCGTCGGAAACACCCGACGAACCTCGGTCAGTGTGTACCTGAGCAGACGAGGCTCGGCAATAAGTGGCTATCTAAGCAACCGTAAACCCAGAGGATCTATTGCTCAGACGACGGTCACAAACATGGAGATGATTGAGAGCGAATCATGA
- the LOC138041555 gene encoding arylsulfatase B-like, which produces MANQGVILNNYYVSPMCTPTRASIMTGKHPIHLGVQHFVIFAAQPYGLPLKEVTIAQHLQTLGYKTHAVGKWHLGYFTKEYTPLYRGFDSFFGFLGAKEDYWDHSSFEDYWGYDLRDNEEPVSDRKGIYATHMFTDEAIKKINAHDVRHPMFLYLAHQAVHSANKNDPLQAPDDLIQKFDFIESPERRKYAAMVTALDESVGRVRDALANKGMLQDSVIIFTTDNGGAPYGLNWNAGSNWPLRAGKATLWEGGVKGVGFVYTANDLITQKRRVCTELIDATDWASTLYHLGGGNAELISARTDGMNVWDTIANGAPSPRDEILHNIDPRLKFAGIRKGNFKLVVGMDDSFELGWDAPYKTIKPTPWPRGPTLPGAIINCGDWTEGVGMCDSKNHKACLFKIDEDPCEYRDVSDQYPQKVLELRERLNYHRSTSLPVVYPLISPAADPKNFNDFWTPWEELTDKSEYYASKMACAKVHKKQISLGFHHMTFSNSTLWK; this is translated from the exons ATGGCCAACCAAGGAGTGATATTAAACAACTATTATGTGTCACCGATGTGTACTCCTACACGCGCATCTATCATGACAGGGAAACACCCGATTCACCTCG gtgttcaacattttgttattttcgctgCGCAACCGTATGGCCTCCCGCTTAAGGAAGTAACTATAGCACAACATCTCCAAACACTTGGTTACAAGACCCACGCAGTTGGCAAG TGGCATCTAGGTTACTTTACAAAGGAATACACTCCTTTGTATCGTGGATTTGACTCTTTCTTCGGCTTCTTGGGAGCCAAAGAAGACTACTGGGATCACAGCTCTTTTGAAGATTACTGGGGCTACGATCTCCGAGATAACGAAGAG CCGGTGAGCGACAGAAAAGGAATTTACGCAACGCACATGTTTACAGATGAAGCCATAAAAAAGATAAACGCTCATGATGTGAGACATCCGATGTTTCTGTACCTGGCGCATCAAGCTGTTCATTCAGCCAACAAGAACGATCCCCTCCAAGCTCCAGACGACCTTATACAG aaatttgattttatcgAAAGTCCAGAAAGACGGAAATATGCTGCCATGGTAACGGCCTTGGATGAATCAGTTGGAAGAGTGAGGGACGCGCTTGCAAACAAGGGAATGCTGCAAGATTCTGTTATTATATTTACGACAGACAACGGAGGAGCTCCGTATGGACTTAATTG GAACGCAGGCTCAAACTGGCCACTTCGCGCAGGCAAAGCTACCCTGTGGGAGGGTGGGGTAAAAGGCGTGGGCTTCGTCTACACCGCCAATGATCTCATCACGCAAAAAAGACGCGTGTGCACAGAACTGATTGACGCGACAGATTGGGCATCGACACTTTACCACTTAGGCGGCGGCAATGCTGAGCTGATATCGGCGAGAACCGATGGAATGAATGTCTGGGACACAATAGCAAATGGTGCACCATCGCCCAGGGATGAAATACTGCACAATATAGACCCAAG GTTGAAATTCGCAGGTATTagaaaaggaaatttcaaaCTAGTCGTTGGCATGGATGATTCATTCGAACTCGGTTGGGACGCGCCTTACAAGACCATTAAACCTACCCCGTGGCCAAGGGGTCCAACTCTTCCTGGAGCAATTATCAACTGCGGAGACTGGACAGAGGGAGTGGGCATGTGTGACTCCAAAAATCACAAAGCTTGCCTGTTTAAAATAGACGAGG ATCCATGTGAATACAGAGATGTCTCAGACCAATATCCACAGAAAGTGCTGGAGTTAAGGGAAAGACTAAACTACCACCGCAGCACATCATTACCAGTCGTTTATCCCTTGATAAGCCCTGCAGCAGATCCAAAAAATTTCAACGACTTTTGGACGCCGTGGGAGGAACTTACCGATAAATCGGAATATTATGCCTCCAAAATGGCTTGCGCGAAAGTGCATAAGAAACAGATCAGTCTTGGATTCCACCACATGACATTTTCCAATTCCACTTTGTGGAAATAA